AACAGCAATCAAAGAGCCACTAAGAGAAATCGTTTCAGCTGTAAGATCAGTACTAGAAGAGATGCCACCTGATTTAGCAGGTGATGTTGTTGACAATGGTGTAATCCTAACAGGTGGAGGAGCATTAATTAGAGGTTTAGATAAATACCTTGCAGATATTATCAAACTTCCAGTAAGAGTTGCTGATGAGCCACTATTAGCTGTTGCATATGGAACAAGCAATGTATTAGATCAGGAAGCCTTATTAAAATTAATCACTAATGAATAAATTTCTATTCTTTCTTCTTTTTCTTGCAGTTACTTTAGGTTATCTTTTCGATTTAGACCAAGTAATTGCAAGAAATTTCAATCCTTTTAATGGTATAAAACAATTTTATGTAGAAACTATAGTATCTGTACAGACTAAGACGGAAAGATACTTCAATCAAACAACACAAATTGAAAGTTTACAAAAAGAGAATGAAGAGTTAAAAAACTATAAATTACAATATCTTAATTCTAAAAATAAATTAGATAATCTATTAGATACTTTAGATGCCCCAAACTCAACCACAGAACAAATAAAATTTACTAGAGTTTTATCATATGTAAACTTTGATAACTTTACAAAAGTTTGGTTAGATTTAGAAAAAAAAGACAACTCTATCTTAGGAGTAATTTCTCAAGAATTTGCAGCAGGAATTGTAGTAAATCAAGATGGAAAAGCAAAAGCACTTTTAAATGGAAATGAAAAATGTAATTACTCTATATTTATTGGTGAAAACAAAGCCCCTGGAATAATCCATGCTACAAAAGATAGACAAAATCTTGTAGCAAAATATATTCCTATTTGGTTTGATATCAAAGAAGGTGATGAAGTTATAACCTCAGGTATGGATAATATATTTTTTGAAGGTTTAAAAGTTGGGAAAGTAATATCAATCAAGAAAAAACAAGATATTCAAGAAGCTATAATAACCCCTTATGCAAAAGTATTAAAACAAAAATCTTTTTTCGTATATAAGAAAATCCAAAATAAAAAAATAAAAGTAAAAAACTTAGTAATCAAAGATACAAAAAAAGAAGAAGACTCTAAAAAGAAACCTACAAAATAGTTTTTATATAATCAGCCACTCTAAAT
This Arcobacter sp. LA11 DNA region includes the following protein-coding sequences:
- the mreC gene encoding rod shape-determining protein MreC; translated protein: MNKFLFFLLFLAVTLGYLFDLDQVIARNFNPFNGIKQFYVETIVSVQTKTERYFNQTTQIESLQKENEELKNYKLQYLNSKNKLDNLLDTLDAPNSTTEQIKFTRVLSYVNFDNFTKVWLDLEKKDNSILGVISQEFAAGIVVNQDGKAKALLNGNEKCNYSIFIGENKAPGIIHATKDRQNLVAKYIPIWFDIKEGDEVITSGMDNIFFEGLKVGKVISIKKKQDIQEAIITPYAKVLKQKSFFVYKKIQNKKIKVKNLVIKDTKKEEDSKKKPTK